One Cryobacterium psychrophilum DNA segment encodes these proteins:
- a CDS encoding ATP-dependent Clp protease ATP-binding subunit, which yields MQAGQQPSQEKAKTALELYGVNLTEIAKSGKLDPVIGRDAEIRRISQVLTRRTKNNPVLIGEPGVGKTAVVEGLAQRIVAGDVADSLKGKQLVSLDLAALVAGAKYRGEFEERLKAVLKEINDADGQIITFVDELHTLMGAGGGEGSVAASNMLKPMLARGELRLIGATTLNEYREFIEKDAALERRFQPVLVDEPSVEDTIAILRGLKERYEAHHKVTIADAALVAAASLSNRYITARQLPDKAIDLIDEAASRLRMEIDSSPVEIDELRRGVDRLKLEELALKKEKDDASKDRLQKLRADLVERGEILADLQVRWDKERTSLNRIGELKERLDSARSAADRAQREGNLEKASRLLYGDIPVMERELGAAELEESDGARMVNDQVAAEDIAAVVAAWTGIPVGRLLQGETEKLLSLEQELGHRLIGQKPAVRAVADAVRRSRAGISDPDRPTGSFLFLGPTGVGKTELAKALAEFLFDDEKAMVRIDMSEYGEKFSVSRLVGAPPGYVGYEQGGQLTEAVRRRPYSVILFDEVEKAHPEVFDVLLQVLDDGRLTDGQGRTVDFRNSILVLTSNLGSQVLVDPALSTEQKEEAVQQLVRQAFKPEFVNRLDDIVIFSTLTTGELGEIVELYVERLQRRLGERRLELAVTPDARRWLADEGYDPIYGARPLRRLMQREIDDRLARALLAGDIRDGDRVLVELAGDGGSLIVAAAALEDVAPGDLDDVY from the coding sequence ATGCAAGCCGGACAGCAACCGTCACAGGAAAAAGCCAAGACGGCGTTGGAACTCTACGGGGTCAACCTCACCGAGATCGCCAAAAGCGGCAAGCTCGACCCGGTGATCGGCCGCGACGCCGAGATCCGCCGCATCAGTCAGGTGCTCACCCGCCGTACCAAGAACAATCCCGTGCTGATCGGCGAACCCGGCGTGGGCAAGACCGCCGTGGTGGAAGGCCTGGCCCAACGCATCGTGGCCGGCGACGTCGCTGATTCCCTCAAGGGTAAGCAGCTCGTGTCCCTCGATCTCGCCGCCCTCGTGGCCGGAGCCAAATACCGCGGTGAGTTTGAGGAGCGGCTCAAGGCTGTGTTGAAGGAGATCAACGACGCCGACGGCCAGATCATCACCTTCGTCGACGAGCTGCACACTCTTATGGGTGCGGGAGGTGGCGAGGGGTCAGTGGCCGCCTCCAACATGCTCAAGCCCATGCTTGCCCGCGGCGAACTGCGCCTCATTGGCGCCACAACACTCAATGAGTACCGAGAATTCATTGAAAAGGATGCCGCGCTTGAGCGACGCTTCCAGCCGGTACTCGTGGATGAACCCTCCGTCGAGGACACGATCGCCATTCTGCGCGGCCTCAAGGAACGATACGAAGCCCACCATAAGGTGACCATTGCCGACGCTGCCCTCGTGGCCGCGGCATCCCTGTCGAATCGGTACATCACCGCTCGCCAGCTGCCCGACAAGGCGATCGACCTCATTGATGAGGCCGCAAGCCGGCTTCGGATGGAGATTGACTCCTCCCCGGTGGAGATCGACGAGCTGCGACGCGGCGTCGACCGGCTCAAGCTGGAGGAGCTTGCCCTCAAGAAGGAGAAGGACGACGCCTCGAAGGACCGGCTGCAGAAGCTGCGCGCCGACCTCGTGGAACGCGGGGAGATCCTGGCCGACCTGCAGGTGCGGTGGGACAAGGAACGAACCTCGCTCAACCGCATCGGCGAGCTCAAGGAACGGCTGGACTCTGCCCGCAGCGCCGCCGATCGCGCCCAGCGGGAGGGCAACCTGGAGAAGGCTTCCCGTTTGCTCTACGGCGACATTCCGGTGATGGAACGCGAGCTCGGAGCCGCCGAACTGGAGGAGTCCGACGGCGCACGCATGGTCAACGACCAGGTCGCCGCCGAAGACATTGCCGCGGTTGTCGCCGCGTGGACCGGAATTCCCGTGGGCCGGTTGCTGCAGGGTGAGACCGAGAAACTGTTGAGCCTCGAGCAGGAACTCGGTCACCGTCTCATCGGGCAGAAGCCCGCCGTTCGTGCGGTGGCCGACGCCGTGCGGCGCTCCCGCGCCGGCATCTCAGACCCCGACCGTCCCACCGGATCCTTCCTGTTTCTCGGACCCACCGGTGTGGGCAAGACCGAGCTGGCCAAGGCTCTCGCCGAGTTTCTCTTCGACGACGAGAAGGCCATGGTTCGTATTGACATGAGCGAGTACGGCGAGAAGTTCTCGGTGTCTCGCCTCGTCGGGGCGCCTCCCGGCTATGTCGGTTACGAGCAGGGTGGCCAGCTCACCGAAGCGGTGCGGCGGCGCCCGTATTCGGTCATCCTCTTTGACGAGGTGGAGAAGGCGCACCCCGAGGTGTTCGACGTGCTCCTGCAGGTGCTCGACGACGGCAGGCTCACCGATGGCCAGGGCCGCACGGTTGACTTTCGTAACAGCATCCTCGTGCTGACCTCCAATCTCGGCTCACAGGTTCTTGTCGACCCGGCGCTGTCCACCGAGCAGAAGGAGGAGGCGGTGCAGCAGCTGGTGCGCCAGGCCTTCAAACCCGAGTTCGTCAACCGACTCGACGACATCGTCATCTTCTCGACTCTCACCACCGGGGAGCTCGGTGAAATCGTCGAGCTCTACGTCGAGCGCTTGCAGCGCCGGCTCGGCGAACGTCGTCTCGAGCTCGCCGTGACACCGGATGCCCGCCGCTGGCTCGCCGACGAGGGCTACGACCCCATCTATGGCGCGCGCCCACTGCGTCGCCTCATGCAACGGGAGATCGACGACCGGCTCGCTCGGGCGCTGCTCGCGGGAGACATTCGAGACGGGGACCGGGTGCTGGTCGAACTGGCGGGCGACGGGGGGTCGCTGATAGTCGCCGCCGCCGCCCTCGAGGATGTCGCACCCGGCGATCTCGACGACGTGTATTGA
- a CDS encoding class I SAM-dependent methyltransferase translates to MSESGTRKQAHSASPTDFDFDRLSRKPDVEADNLFAVDASDRLILDEAAGALAGAGSGNVVVLEDRYGALTLGAAALHGARKLRVYQDALSGEHALERNASTFGLDDSYRSLPLGEELLAGARVVLLQIPRSLGELDEIAGAIARYAAPDVLVFAGGRIKHMSVSMNEVLRRHFGALNVTPARQKSRVLIATSPIATGASDWPHSETHDDLGLTVRAHGAAFAGTSVDIGTRALLDVLDRMKPDAESAIDLGCGTGVLAAALALQRPRLRVIASDQSSAAVASARATMDANALAERVTVVRDDALSSRAEDSAELILINPPFHIGSSVHAGIALKLFADAARVLSPGGELWAVWNTHLGYRPELTRIVGPTRQVGRNTKFTVTVSTRR, encoded by the coding sequence ATGTCCGAATCGGGCACACGCAAGCAGGCGCACTCCGCGTCACCAACCGATTTCGACTTCGATCGACTGAGCCGCAAACCGGATGTCGAAGCCGACAACCTCTTCGCGGTCGACGCGAGTGACCGGCTCATCCTCGACGAAGCGGCCGGCGCACTCGCCGGCGCCGGCAGCGGAAACGTTGTCGTTCTCGAGGACCGCTACGGCGCCCTCACCCTGGGAGCCGCTGCCCTGCACGGCGCCCGCAAGCTTCGCGTCTACCAGGACGCCCTGTCGGGCGAGCATGCCCTTGAGCGCAACGCCTCCACCTTCGGTCTCGACGACTCCTACCGCTCGCTCCCACTCGGTGAAGAACTCCTGGCCGGCGCGCGCGTCGTGCTGCTGCAGATTCCCCGCAGCCTCGGCGAACTTGACGAGATCGCCGGCGCCATTGCCCGCTACGCCGCGCCCGACGTCCTCGTCTTCGCTGGTGGCCGGATCAAGCACATGTCGGTGAGCATGAATGAGGTGCTGCGCCGCCACTTCGGCGCCCTCAACGTGACGCCGGCGCGCCAGAAGTCGCGGGTGCTCATTGCAACGTCACCGATCGCAACCGGCGCATCCGACTGGCCGCACTCCGAAACGCACGACGACCTCGGCCTCACCGTGCGTGCACATGGCGCAGCGTTCGCCGGCACGAGCGTCGACATTGGCACCCGGGCACTGCTCGACGTGCTCGATCGGATGAAGCCGGATGCCGAATCCGCGATCGACCTCGGCTGCGGCACCGGTGTACTCGCCGCCGCCCTCGCCCTGCAACGTCCGCGACTGCGCGTGATCGCGAGTGACCAGTCGTCCGCGGCCGTGGCATCCGCTCGCGCCACCATGGACGCCAACGCTCTCGCCGAGCGCGTCACCGTGGTACGCGACGACGCCCTCAGCAGCCGCGCGGAGGACTCCGCGGAGCTCATTCTGATCAACCCGCCGTTCCACATCGGGTCTTCGGTGCACGCGGGAATTGCGCTCAAGCTGTTCGCCGACGCCGCGCGCGTGCTCAGTCCCGGCGGAGAGCTGTGGGCGGTATGGAACACGCACCTCGGCTACCGCCCGGAACTCACCCGCATCGTGGGACCCACCCGCCAGGTGGGCCGCAACACCAAGTTCACGGTGACGGTCTCCACCCGGCGGTAA
- a CDS encoding nitroreductase family protein, which yields MSLITDTHNRRADTDAPLIPILAERWSPRGYDATAVVDEAALTTVLEAARWSPSASNVQPARFIVARRGSKSFATIHGGLMGFNQAWADSASVLIANVAELPVDAETKLVTESPWTRYDVGQAVAHLSIQAQHEGLHTHQLGGFDGVALSEAFGLAANQVIVTITTLGVLGDASTLSPALLEREIAPRTRKPLTELLLVND from the coding sequence ATGAGCCTCATCACCGACACCCACAATCGCCGCGCCGACACCGATGCGCCGCTGATTCCGATTCTTGCCGAGCGTTGGAGCCCCCGTGGCTACGACGCGACCGCCGTCGTTGACGAGGCCGCACTGACGACCGTTCTGGAGGCCGCCCGCTGGTCTCCGTCGGCAAGCAATGTTCAGCCCGCCCGGTTCATCGTGGCCCGTCGTGGCTCGAAGAGCTTTGCCACGATCCATGGCGGCCTCATGGGCTTCAACCAGGCCTGGGCTGACTCGGCCTCCGTGCTCATCGCCAACGTGGCAGAGCTGCCCGTTGACGCGGAGACCAAGCTGGTTACGGAGAGCCCCTGGACGCGCTACGACGTGGGCCAGGCGGTGGCGCACCTCAGCATCCAGGCGCAGCACGAGGGCCTGCACACCCACCAGCTCGGCGGATTCGACGGCGTGGCCCTGTCCGAGGCCTTCGGCCTGGCCGCGAACCAGGTCATCGTGACGATCACGACCCTCGGCGTTCTGGGCGATGCGTCGACGCTCTCGCCCGCTCTGCTCGAGCGCGAGATCGCCCCGCGCACCCGCAAGCCGCTCACCGAGCTGCTGCTCGTCAACGACTAG
- a CDS encoding histidine phosphatase family protein, translated as MTSTTTFALIRHGQTDWNAALRIQGATDIPLNDVGRGQATDAVAPLSAFEWDFVVSSPLSRAAETADLIAADLDLAVKHRIPGLIERNYGPAEGLTAGEELEALRFPGGFHGAETESRVAERGINALRQLAHEHPGARIIVVSHGTLIRLSLERVLERSVGSIGNASLNLVHHHPAGWKLDILNGQTPPE; from the coding sequence GTGACTTCCACGACCACTTTCGCCCTCATCCGCCACGGCCAGACCGACTGGAACGCGGCACTGCGCATCCAGGGCGCCACCGACATCCCCCTGAACGACGTGGGGCGCGGCCAGGCAACGGATGCCGTGGCGCCCCTCTCCGCCTTCGAGTGGGACTTCGTGGTGTCGAGCCCACTCTCGCGAGCGGCCGAAACGGCCGACCTCATTGCCGCCGATCTCGACCTCGCGGTGAAGCACCGCATCCCGGGCCTGATAGAACGTAACTACGGTCCGGCCGAGGGGCTGACGGCCGGCGAGGAGCTCGAGGCGCTGCGCTTTCCCGGCGGGTTCCACGGCGCCGAAACCGAATCCCGCGTCGCCGAGCGCGGCATCAATGCCCTGCGGCAGCTGGCGCACGAGCACCCGGGTGCCCGCATCATCGTGGTGAGCCACGGCACCCTCATCCGCTTGAGCCTCGAACGGGTGCTGGAGCGATCAGTCGGCAGCATCGGCAATGCTTCGCTCAACCTCGTGCACCACCACCCTGCCGGCTGGAAGCTCGACATCTTGAACGGCCAGACACCGCCCGAGTAG
- a CDS encoding DEAD/DEAH box helicase — MAHTLSTHEIARLVGSQSFSRGERYARNGHVTSRSWFGNGTQLFGNVQGSNPEPYSVTVSFTLSSTGAVLRASGVCTCPMKTNCKHVAALLITSASAPDASQPPRGTGRALGDRRMPVFESTPEPPAPPAWQTALGAITRQRDDESTATALALQFDLLEPAHATRFTASRGPQPQRLGARPMVMGKKSKWIRGNITWDNLSYLPGSFVPEHRKILSAIYALYSAGSRFYTYADQWIHLDGFANRALWELLGEAQASGLPLVSTNATQSAVVLSTADAALELDINRTDAGLTLTPLVELDTMRLQRREFGFIGEPAHGIFTWSNAVDLDDDTVTNLTLAPLAHRVSAEMRALATAQDPLLIPVADEPAFVADYYPTLRQQLTLTSHDGSFTLPESPRAVLSLDVTHQAGHRVELLWQWRYLEAADGTETPEPDADTAHDLERYRLGLWRSPSDTGYRDDAAEAAILQGLGSALSAFPTLAPEYRGHPRLNARSSLEGSAMITFLDTLLPALRALPDLRVSVAEGAPSYREADEAPVISLATSARADSHDWFNLDVTVSIDGEEIPYDELFRALASEQELMILATGTYFNLDRPELHQLRHLIEEARGLQDVSSDSLGLSRFQADLWEELQQLGVVAQQAATWRSAIAGLTDATQIDERPLSPLVHATLRGYQQAGFDWLSFLYDHGLGGVLADDMGLGKTLQAIALIAHARDTHAEDAGPRSPFLVVAPTSVVSNWATECARFAPGLTVATVSQTAGKRGETLESLSQGADVVITSYTLFRLDFDEYNGLRWAGLLLDEAQFVKNHQAKAHQCARRLNTPFKLAITGTPMENNLMELWSLLSITAPGLFPSPSRFTDYYRKPIETDGDSERLGQLRRRIRPFMLRRTKDQVAGDLPEKQEQVLELDLHPRHRKVYDMHLARERQKVLGLIDNMNANRFEIFRSLTMLRQLSLDASLYDKKYDSIPSTKLDALLELLEDTVAEGHRTLIFSQFTQYLGKARDRLDAAGISYSYLDGKTRNRAKAISDFKDGDTSVFLISLKAGGFGLNLTEADYVILLDPWWNPATEAQAVDRVHRIGQTKHVMVYRLVSKDTIEEKVMALKATKARLFESVMTDGAARATALTASDIRELLA, encoded by the coding sequence ATGGCGCATACCCTCAGCACACACGAGATTGCACGACTCGTCGGCAGCCAGTCGTTTTCGCGCGGCGAACGCTACGCCCGCAACGGCCATGTCACGTCCAGGTCCTGGTTCGGCAACGGTACCCAGCTGTTCGGCAATGTGCAGGGCTCGAACCCCGAGCCCTATTCCGTGACCGTGTCGTTCACGCTCAGCTCCACGGGCGCCGTACTGCGGGCATCCGGTGTGTGCACCTGCCCCATGAAAACCAATTGCAAGCACGTGGCCGCGTTGCTCATTACGAGCGCAAGCGCGCCGGATGCCAGCCAGCCGCCACGCGGAACCGGGCGTGCACTGGGCGACAGGCGGATGCCCGTGTTTGAGTCGACCCCGGAGCCTCCGGCTCCCCCCGCCTGGCAGACCGCGCTCGGAGCGATCACCCGCCAGCGCGACGACGAGTCCACCGCAACCGCGCTGGCGCTGCAGTTCGATCTGCTGGAGCCTGCCCACGCCACACGCTTCACCGCCAGCCGTGGTCCGCAGCCGCAACGACTCGGCGCCCGCCCCATGGTGATGGGCAAGAAGAGCAAGTGGATTCGCGGCAACATCACCTGGGACAATCTCTCGTACTTGCCGGGTTCGTTCGTCCCTGAGCACCGCAAGATTCTCAGCGCCATCTATGCCCTGTATTCGGCCGGTTCGCGGTTTTACACCTACGCAGACCAGTGGATCCACCTCGACGGTTTCGCGAACCGTGCGCTCTGGGAGCTGCTCGGGGAGGCGCAGGCGAGCGGCCTCCCGCTCGTTTCCACCAACGCCACCCAGTCCGCCGTTGTCTTGAGCACAGCGGATGCCGCGCTTGAGCTCGACATCAACCGCACCGATGCGGGCCTGACGCTCACTCCCCTGGTTGAGCTCGACACCATGCGACTGCAACGCCGCGAATTCGGTTTCATTGGGGAGCCGGCCCACGGAATCTTCACCTGGTCGAACGCTGTCGACCTCGATGACGACACCGTGACGAACCTCACCCTGGCGCCACTCGCGCACCGGGTGAGCGCCGAGATGCGCGCTCTCGCCACGGCCCAGGACCCACTGCTGATTCCGGTGGCCGATGAACCGGCCTTTGTTGCCGACTACTACCCGACCCTGCGACAGCAGCTCACGCTCACGAGCCACGACGGGTCATTCACGCTGCCGGAGAGCCCGCGTGCGGTGCTCTCCCTCGACGTCACCCACCAGGCCGGCCACCGCGTTGAACTGCTCTGGCAGTGGCGCTACCTCGAGGCCGCTGACGGCACCGAAACCCCTGAACCGGATGCCGACACGGCGCACGATCTGGAGCGCTATCGCCTGGGTCTGTGGCGGTCCCCGAGCGACACCGGGTACCGCGATGACGCCGCCGAGGCAGCAATTCTCCAGGGCCTCGGCTCTGCCCTCTCCGCCTTCCCGACACTGGCTCCGGAGTACCGCGGCCACCCGCGGTTGAACGCGCGCTCCAGCCTTGAGGGCTCGGCCATGATCACGTTCCTCGACACGTTGCTTCCCGCCCTGCGTGCCCTCCCGGACCTGCGCGTCTCCGTGGCCGAAGGCGCGCCGAGTTACCGGGAGGCCGACGAGGCGCCCGTGATCAGCCTCGCCACGAGCGCCCGCGCCGACAGTCACGACTGGTTCAACCTCGACGTCACCGTGAGCATCGACGGCGAGGAGATTCCGTACGACGAGCTGTTCCGCGCGCTCGCCTCCGAGCAGGAACTCATGATCCTGGCCACCGGCACCTATTTCAACCTCGACCGGCCCGAACTGCACCAGTTGCGCCACCTCATCGAGGAAGCCCGCGGCCTGCAGGACGTCTCCTCCGATTCGCTCGGACTGAGCCGGTTCCAGGCCGACCTCTGGGAAGAACTGCAGCAACTCGGCGTCGTCGCCCAGCAGGCGGCGACCTGGCGCAGTGCCATCGCCGGCCTGACGGATGCCACCCAGATCGACGAGCGCCCGCTCTCGCCGCTCGTGCACGCCACGTTGCGCGGCTACCAGCAGGCCGGTTTCGACTGGCTCAGTTTTCTCTACGACCACGGCCTCGGCGGCGTTCTCGCCGACGACATGGGCCTTGGAAAGACCCTGCAGGCCATTGCTCTCATTGCCCACGCCCGCGACACTCATGCCGAGGACGCCGGACCCAGGTCCCCGTTCCTCGTGGTCGCTCCCACGAGCGTGGTCTCGAACTGGGCCACGGAGTGCGCACGCTTCGCACCGGGGCTCACCGTGGCCACGGTGAGCCAAACGGCCGGCAAGCGCGGCGAGACCCTGGAGTCCCTGAGCCAGGGCGCGGACGTCGTGATCACGAGTTACACGCTGTTCCGGCTCGACTTTGACGAGTACAACGGCCTCCGCTGGGCGGGGCTGCTGCTCGACGAGGCCCAGTTCGTGAAAAACCACCAGGCGAAGGCGCACCAGTGCGCCAGGCGCCTCAACACTCCGTTCAAGCTCGCCATCACCGGTACCCCCATGGAGAACAACCTCATGGAGCTGTGGTCACTGCTGTCGATCACGGCGCCCGGGCTCTTCCCGAGCCCGAGCCGTTTCACGGACTACTACCGCAAACCGATCGAGACCGACGGGGATAGTGAGCGGCTCGGGCAGCTGCGCCGGCGCATCCGCCCGTTCATGCTGCGTCGTACCAAGGACCAGGTGGCCGGCGACCTGCCCGAGAAGCAGGAGCAGGTGCTCGAACTCGACCTACACCCCAGGCACCGCAAGGTCTACGACATGCACCTAGCCCGGGAGCGCCAGAAGGTACTCGGGCTCATCGACAACATGAACGCGAATCGGTTCGAGATTTTTCGTTCGCTCACCATGCTGCGCCAGCTGAGCCTCGATGCGAGCCTGTATGACAAGAAGTACGACAGCATTCCGTCGACCAAACTCGACGCCCTGCTCGAGCTGCTTGAAGACACCGTGGCCGAGGGGCACCGCACTCTGATTTTCAGCCAGTTCACCCAGTACCTCGGCAAGGCGCGTGACCGGCTCGACGCGGCGGGGATCAGCTACTCGTACCTCGACGGCAAGACGCGCAACCGGGCCAAGGCGATCAGCGATTTCAAGGACGGCGACACCTCGGTGTTCCTGATCAGTCTCAAGGCCGGTGGGTTCGGCCTCAACCTCACCGAAGCGGACTACGTCATTCTTCTCGACCCGTGGTGGAACCCGGCGACCGAGGCGCAGGCCGTTGACCGGGTGCACCGCATCGGCCAGACCAAGCACGTGATGGTCTACCGGCTGGTATCGAAGGACACCATCGAGGAGAAGGTGATGGCGCTCAAGGCCACGAAGGCTCGCCTGTTCGAGAGCGTGATGACGGATGGCGCCGCTCGCGCGACCGCCCTGACGGCCTCGGATATTCGCGAGTTGCTCGCCTGA
- a CDS encoding zinc-dependent alcohol dehydrogenase family protein — MLATVIYGERDVRLEEVPDPVLSTGGDAIVRVVAACVCGSDLWPYRGVAPTNEPHRIGHEFVGIVEQIGAEVSTIKVGDFVIAPFYDCDNTCVNCRNGVSTSCLNGVWWGSDDRMGGFADGAQGERVRVPHADGSLVATPEQPDDALVPSLLTLADVMGTGHHAAVSASVTQGSTVVVVGDGAVGLCAVLASKRLGASRIIAMSRHADRQAVAREFGATDIVDLRGDEGVARVQELLDGIGADCVLECVGTKESMEQAIASARPGGMVGYVGVPTGGPIEIRPLFGRNVGLNGGVASVRGYVDELLPEVLSGALNPGRVFDLELPLAEVAEAYAAMDERRAIKVLLRP, encoded by the coding sequence ATGCTTGCAACTGTGATTTATGGAGAACGTGACGTGCGCCTCGAAGAGGTTCCCGATCCCGTGCTGTCCACCGGCGGCGACGCCATCGTGCGCGTCGTCGCGGCCTGTGTCTGTGGTTCGGACCTGTGGCCCTACCGGGGCGTGGCCCCCACCAACGAACCACACCGTATCGGACACGAATTCGTGGGAATCGTCGAGCAGATCGGCGCAGAAGTCTCTACGATCAAGGTGGGCGACTTCGTCATCGCACCCTTCTACGACTGTGACAACACCTGCGTGAACTGCCGGAACGGCGTGAGCACCTCCTGCCTCAACGGCGTCTGGTGGGGTTCCGATGACCGCATGGGCGGCTTCGCCGATGGCGCCCAGGGCGAGCGCGTGCGCGTTCCCCACGCCGACGGATCGCTCGTGGCGACCCCCGAGCAGCCCGACGACGCACTCGTGCCGAGCCTGCTCACCCTCGCCGACGTGATGGGTACCGGGCACCACGCAGCCGTCTCCGCCAGTGTCACCCAGGGCAGCACCGTTGTCGTTGTCGGTGACGGAGCCGTCGGGCTCTGCGCCGTACTCGCGAGCAAGCGCCTCGGCGCCTCGCGCATCATTGCCATGTCGCGTCACGCCGACCGACAGGCCGTTGCCCGCGAATTCGGTGCCACCGACATCGTGGACCTCCGCGGAGACGAGGGAGTGGCCCGCGTTCAGGAGCTGCTCGACGGCATCGGCGCTGACTGCGTGCTCGAGTGCGTCGGAACCAAGGAGTCGATGGAGCAGGCCATCGCGTCGGCCAGGCCAGGCGGGATGGTCGGCTATGTCGGCGTGCCCACCGGCGGCCCGATCGAGATTCGGCCGTTGTTCGGCCGCAATGTGGGGCTCAACGGCGGCGTCGCATCCGTTCGCGGCTATGTCGACGAGTTGCTGCCGGAGGTGCTCTCGGGCGCCCTGAACCCGGGCCGTGTCTTCGACCTGGAGCTTCCGCTTGCCGAAGTTGCCGAGGCCTACGCGGCCATGGACGAGCGTCGCGCCATCAAGGTGCTACTCCGCCCGTAA
- a CDS encoding long-chain-fatty-acid--CoA ligase, whose amino-acid sequence MNAFSDRPWLAAYAPGVPHTIKEPTETLSDMLEASVKRYGRHVALDFFGATTSYEELGEEISRVANGLRKLGVTPGDRVALVLPNCPQHVVAFYAVLRLGGIVVEHNPLYTNREMRHQFEDHGARVAIVWDKVYDSVRSFPKDMGVTEVVTVDLIQAMPLGKRLALKLPIKKAKAARAALTTGPSKGAIRWDTLVGSRRLHRSHPRPSLSDTAVLQYTSGTTGAPKGAVLSHHNLRANAAQGAAWVPGLRPGNETVYAVLPMFHAYGLTLCLTFAVSMGARLVLFPKFDEKLVLDAARHAPPTFLPAVPPIYDRLVTAAAARKVSLEGIRFAISGAMNLPVSVVGRWEDATGGLLVEGYGMTEASPIASGNPMGPSRRPGTVGVPFPSTEIRVVAPSDPLVDLEFEEEGELLLRGPQIFSGYWDRPSESAQVLLPDGWLRTGDIVRVSADGFITVVDRMKELIISGGFNVAPSEVEAALLSHPDIVDAAVVGLPGAVGGEDIVAAVVLVDGAMLDAEAVREYCRTRLSAYKIPRRIVEVADLPRSLIGKVLRREVRATMMRG is encoded by the coding sequence GTGAACGCCTTCTCCGACCGGCCGTGGCTCGCCGCCTATGCGCCGGGCGTTCCGCACACGATCAAAGAGCCGACGGAAACGCTCAGCGACATGCTGGAGGCGTCGGTGAAGCGTTATGGTCGGCACGTTGCCCTCGACTTCTTCGGAGCGACGACCAGTTATGAGGAACTCGGCGAAGAGATCAGCCGGGTGGCGAACGGACTACGCAAGCTTGGGGTGACGCCGGGCGACCGGGTTGCCCTTGTACTGCCGAACTGTCCGCAGCATGTTGTGGCCTTCTACGCGGTGCTGCGCCTCGGCGGGATCGTCGTGGAACACAATCCCCTCTATACCAATCGAGAGATGCGCCACCAGTTCGAGGATCACGGTGCGCGCGTGGCCATTGTGTGGGACAAGGTCTACGACAGCGTGCGTTCCTTCCCCAAGGACATGGGTGTCACCGAGGTGGTCACCGTTGACCTCATCCAGGCGATGCCCCTCGGCAAGCGCCTCGCCCTCAAACTGCCCATCAAGAAGGCCAAAGCGGCGCGCGCCGCGCTCACGACGGGCCCCAGCAAGGGTGCGATCCGCTGGGACACCCTGGTCGGTTCCCGGAGGTTGCACCGCTCGCATCCGCGGCCGTCGCTCAGCGACACGGCCGTGCTGCAGTACACGAGCGGCACCACCGGCGCGCCCAAGGGCGCCGTTCTCAGCCACCACAACCTGCGTGCCAACGCCGCCCAGGGCGCCGCGTGGGTTCCAGGGCTGCGTCCCGGAAACGAAACCGTGTACGCCGTGCTGCCCATGTTCCATGCCTATGGGCTCACCCTGTGCCTCACCTTTGCCGTGAGCATGGGCGCCCGGCTCGTGCTGTTCCCCAAGTTCGACGAGAAGCTCGTGCTCGACGCCGCACGCCACGCGCCGCCCACCTTCCTGCCCGCGGTTCCCCCCATCTACGATCGGCTCGTCACGGCTGCTGCGGCTCGCAAAGTGAGCCTTGAGGGCATCCGTTTCGCCATTTCCGGCGCGATGAACCTGCCGGTTTCCGTCGTGGGACGCTGGGAAGACGCCACGGGCGGCCTGCTTGTGGAGGGGTACGGCATGACAGAGGCGTCGCCGATTGCCAGCGGCAACCCGATGGGCCCGAGCCGGCGGCCCGGCACGGTTGGCGTGCCGTTCCCGAGCACCGAGATTCGTGTGGTCGCCCCGTCCGATCCGCTCGTGGACCTGGAATTCGAGGAGGAGGGCGAGCTGTTGCTGCGCGGGCCACAGATCTTCTCCGGGTATTGGGATCGGCCGAGCGAATCTGCGCAGGTGTTGCTGCCGGACGGCTGGTTGCGCACCGGTGACATTGTGCGGGTTTCAGCAGACGGGTTCATTACCGTCGTCGACCGGATGAAGGAACTGATCATTTCGGGTGGTTTCAACGTGGCGCCCTCCGAGGTGGAGGCGGCTCTGCTGAGCCATCCCGACATTGTGGACGCCGCCGTGGTCGGGCTCCCCGGTGCAGTCGGCGGCGAGGACATCGTTGCGGCGGTCGTTCTCGTTGACGGCGCGATGCTCGACGCAGAGGCCGTGCGCGAGTACTGCCGGACCCGGCTGTCCGCCTACAAGATTCCGCGGCGCATCGTGGAGGTGGCCGACCTGCCGCGGTCGCTCATTGGAAAAGTGCTCCGTCGAGAGGTCCGCGCCACGATGATGCGCGGCTGA